The following are from one region of the Dreissena polymorpha isolate Duluth1 chromosome 2, UMN_Dpol_1.0, whole genome shotgun sequence genome:
- the LOC127865984 gene encoding 40-kDa huntingtin-associated protein-like, with amino-acid sequence MEKDADILGKYRSISNKLKKRFLKRPNIAEGSEQYGALAKGLQQQECPQYAAFCYLAQARCEHSLVNSAGEAQSLLDAARNFVTAENDSVGLKCPSFQEHITAAINCYGHAIRVHTENKNTSLAAALCLELGDVLQRLNKPGEAMAHFQRAAELQSQSPLDCLVSLGHVATCKIQCRDYDGALGVFTEMAYLAQESGGSGTTGQPLGAYCDIMVRCEITRVLLLMVLQPSPQRIRPEHAQTLEKYAWGTTDDNNTNHLLDDDMFLLLQSVVMACQSRDIEALHLLQKDMWPKLSPEQNNLLQLVITEISQPSGDSAL; translated from the exons GGAAAATATCGGTCCATTTCTAATAAATTAAAGAA GAGGTTTTTGAAAAGACCCAATATTGCTGAAGGCAGTGAACAATATG gtgcATTAGCCAAAGGCCTTCAACAGCAAGAATGTCCACAGTATGCAGCATTCTGCTATCTAGCTCAAGCAAG GTGTGAACACTCTCTGGTAAACTCTGCTGGTGAAGCACAATCACTGCTGGACGCTGCCAGAAATTTTGTTACTGCAGAGAATGACAGTGTAGGACTGAAATGTCCTAGCTTCCAAGAGCATATAACAGCAGCCATCAATTGTTATGGACACGCCATTCGG gttcatacagaaaacaaaaacaccTCGTTAGCTGCAGCTCTGTGTCTTGAGTTGGGAGATGTGCTACAG AGACTGAACAAGCCTGGTGAAGCTATGGCCCATTTCCAGCGTGCTGCAGAACTCCAGTCACAG AGTCCTCTGGATTGCCTGGTTTCTTTAGGTCATGTGGCAACCTGCAAGATTCAATGTA GGGACTATGATGGAGCTTTGGGAGTGTTCACTGAGATGGCTTACCTGGCCCAGGAAAGTGGAG GTTCTGGCACGACAGGTCAGCCATTGGGAGCCTACTGTGACATCATGGTGAGATGTGAGATCACACGGGTACTCCTCCTAATGGTTCTACAG CCGAGTCCCCAAAGGATACGACCTGAGCATGCCCAGACACTGGAGAAGTACGCCTGGGGAACCACTGACGACAACAACACCA ACCATTTATTGGACGATGACATGTTCTTATTGCTCCAGTCAGTTGTG ATGGCATGCCAATCACGGGACATAGAAGCGCTACACCTGCTGCAGAAGGACATGTGGCCCAAGCTTTCCCCGGAACAGAACAACCTGCTTCAGTTGGTGATCACAGAGATTTCTCAGCCATCTGGGGATAGTGCTCTATAG